The following are from one region of the Chryseobacterium shigense genome:
- a CDS encoding bacteriocin-like protein, translating into MKNLKKLSSSQLKSISGAGGIKLPEPEFCMYYCNGTVVCATCSDDFKCPDDTM; encoded by the coding sequence ATGAAAAATCTAAAAAAACTAAGCAGCAGCCAGTTAAAAAGCATCTCCGGAGCAGGAGGAATTAAACTTCCGGAACCAGAATTCTGTATGTATTACTGCAATGGCACCGTAGTTTGTGCAACCTGCAGCGATGATTTTAAATGTCCGGATGATACTATGTAA
- a CDS encoding PA0069 family radical SAM protein: protein MQNEDFIKGQGAQRNVINRFDRYTYEPEDEDFETVKTSFTEVFPKTIVNQVKSEDLPMEYSMNPYQGCEHGCSYCFARPTHEYWGYSAGIDFERKIMVKKNAPELLEKFFQKRGYQPAPILLSGNTDCYQPAERQFEITRKLLQMCLDYRHPVNVLTKNALVLRDLDILKPMAEQNLVSVSLSIPTINEDLRRKMEPRTSSAPNKLKAIEILTENKIPVHVMVAPIIPGLNSDEPLTILKTISDAGALSFGYTMVRLNDTVEPVFVKWIEASFPDRAQKVLNLIRSMRGGKLGDKRYFERQRGEGNIAEMIHNTFKIGRKKYFDGREFPKLSTANFTGTKDQQLRLFD from the coding sequence ATGCAGAACGAAGATTTCATAAAAGGACAGGGGGCACAGCGGAACGTAATCAATCGTTTCGACAGGTATACCTATGAGCCTGAAGATGAAGATTTCGAGACTGTAAAAACCTCTTTTACGGAAGTTTTCCCGAAAACCATTGTAAATCAGGTGAAAAGTGAGGATCTTCCCATGGAATATTCCATGAATCCGTATCAGGGTTGTGAACATGGATGTTCCTACTGCTTTGCAAGGCCTACCCATGAATACTGGGGCTACAGTGCCGGGATTGACTTTGAAAGAAAGATCATGGTGAAGAAGAATGCTCCCGAATTACTGGAGAAATTTTTTCAGAAAAGGGGCTATCAGCCTGCTCCCATTCTTCTCTCCGGAAATACGGATTGTTATCAGCCCGCAGAAAGACAGTTTGAAATTACCAGAAAACTGCTTCAGATGTGTCTGGATTACAGACATCCTGTCAATGTTCTGACAAAAAATGCACTTGTTCTGAGAGATCTGGACATTTTGAAACCAATGGCAGAACAGAATCTGGTTTCCGTATCCTTAAGTATTCCTACTATTAATGAAGATCTCAGACGTAAAATGGAACCCCGGACAAGTTCGGCTCCGAATAAATTGAAAGCAATAGAAATTCTTACAGAAAACAAAATTCCTGTGCATGTCATGGTAGCGCCCATTATTCCCGGTTTGAATAGTGATGAGCCGCTTACTATTTTAAAAACCATTTCAGATGCAGGAGCTTTAAGTTTCGGGTACACAATGGTAAGGTTGAATGATACGGTAGAACCTGTTTTTGTCAAATGGATCGAGGCCAGTTTTCCGGACCGGGCACAAAAGGTTTTAAACCTTATCCGCTCCATGCGTGGCGGGAAGCTGGGAGATAAAAGATATTTTGAAAGGCAGAGAGGTGAAGGAAATATTGCCGAAATGATTCATAATACCTTTAAAATAGGAAGAAAAAAATATTTTGATGGAAGAGAATTTCCTAAACTTTCCACTGCAAATTTTACCGGAACGAAAGACCAGCAATTAAGACTGTTTGATTAA
- a CDS encoding DUF2797 domain-containing protein codes for MYFTGQILKMTSFNDQPIQYYLNLAGDLIHMNELFGKELTIKHTGFQCVNCGENKPIYRMGFCKSCFFESPYASDTIIRPELSTAHLGVAERDLEVEKQIQLQPHTVYLAYTGDVKVGVTRNTQIPTRWIDQGATFALPIARTENRYEAGMIEVALKEHLPDKTNWKKMLQDDFEGEMDLADFQQKIKQYFPEDFQKFYSEGENLWKFDYPFDKPAKINSFTLDKKPEYTGKLIGIKGQYLSFEGGDFINVRGHEGYVIDLNIKN; via the coding sequence ATGTATTTTACCGGACAAATTTTAAAAATGACAAGTTTCAACGATCAGCCCATCCAATATTATCTAAATCTTGCAGGGGATCTGATCCACATGAATGAACTGTTCGGAAAGGAATTAACGATAAAACATACCGGGTTTCAGTGTGTAAACTGTGGTGAAAATAAGCCCATTTACAGAATGGGATTCTGCAAAAGCTGTTTCTTTGAAAGCCCTTATGCAAGCGATACAATTATCCGTCCCGAACTTTCCACAGCACACTTAGGAGTTGCCGAACGCGATCTGGAAGTTGAAAAACAAATACAGCTGCAGCCTCATACCGTGTATCTTGCCTACACCGGAGACGTAAAGGTCGGGGTAACAAGAAATACCCAGATCCCGACAAGATGGATAGATCAGGGAGCTACTTTTGCCCTTCCGATTGCCAGAACGGAGAACCGTTATGAAGCGGGAATGATAGAGGTTGCCTTAAAGGAGCACCTTCCTGATAAAACCAACTGGAAGAAAATGCTTCAGGATGATTTTGAGGGTGAAATGGATCTTGCCGATTTCCAGCAGAAGATCAAACAGTATTTTCCTGAGGATTTCCAAAAGTTCTACAGCGAAGGAGAAAATCTCTGGAAATTTGATTATCCTTTTGATAAACCTGCAAAAATAAATTCTTTCACACTCGATAAAAAACCTGAATATACCGGTAAACTGATAGGGATTAAAGGACAATATCTCAGTTTTGAAGGCGGTGATTTTATAAATGTAAGAGGACATGAAGGCTATGTGATTGATTTGAATATAAAAAATTAA
- a CDS encoding T9SS type A sorting domain-containing protein, translating into MKKLYLVLSLMTAIPAFAQTTIYSENFGNPSATTVVSSYTGYENASPITYTGTADVRTSTPSTGYTGASGNGCVFIGAIAPDRSIIISGINTLNYTNIALSFGQWKSLDAASNQMTVEVSGDGSAWTQLTYSRPSGSGTSIWTLINTSGSIPSVSNLRIKFTNVVGNAGYRVDDVKLTGTLNSLSVSDSGKKTAFTIFPTQVKDGIIHISSDKNAFKNIKIYDQSSKLMINTKTQDNVNVSDLSKGIYIIQVEENGKTETQKFMIN; encoded by the coding sequence ATGAAAAAACTTTATCTCGTACTGTCTCTAATGACAGCCATTCCTGCATTTGCGCAGACTACCATTTATTCTGAAAATTTTGGAAATCCATCCGCAACAACGGTGGTTTCTTCTTATACAGGATATGAAAATGCCTCTCCTATTACCTACACTGGCACGGCAGATGTAAGAACGTCTACCCCATCAACAGGATATACAGGAGCTAGTGGTAACGGATGCGTATTTATTGGAGCCATCGCACCAGACAGATCTATAATTATTTCAGGAATCAATACCCTGAATTACACCAATATCGCCCTTTCTTTCGGACAGTGGAAAAGTTTGGATGCCGCAAGTAATCAGATGACAGTAGAAGTAAGCGGGGATGGCTCTGCATGGACCCAGCTAACTTATTCAAGACCTTCCGGATCCGGAACTTCTATATGGACTCTTATTAATACTTCGGGAAGCATTCCTTCTGTATCAAATCTCAGAATAAAATTCACAAACGTTGTGGGCAATGCCGGATATAGGGTTGATGATGTAAAGCTAACAGGAACATTAAATAGTCTTTCCGTAAGTGATTCCGGTAAAAAAACAGCATTTACTATTTTCCCTACCCAGGTAAAAGATGGGATTATTCATATTTCTTCAGACAAAAACGCCTTTAAAAATATAAAAATTTACGATCAGTCTTCTAAGCTGATGATCAATACCAAAACACAGGACAATGTAAATGTATCTGACCTTTCAAAAGGTATTTACATTATTCAAGTAGAAGAAAACGGAAAAACCGAAACGCAGAAGTTTATGATAAACTGA
- a CDS encoding GDP-mannose 4,6-dehydratase, whose protein sequence is MIYLVTGGSGFIGSHLIERLLKNGHSVINIDNFDDFYNYQIKIKNTLESIDKNPDFEFSDKEADIKRLTVISQSDKYQLYYQDIRDKKGLETIFKNHKIDLVIHLAALAGVRPSIERPLEYEEVNVRGTMNLWELCKEFNVKKFVCASSSSVYGNNEKIPFSETDNVDRPISPYAATKKSSEVLGHVYHNLYHIDIIQLRFFTVYGPRQRPDLAIHKFTKLITEGQEIPFYGDGNTARDYTYIDDIIDGITKSILYLEAHSGVYEIINLGESEVITLSQMLGTIETTLGISAIKKNLPMQPGDVQKTNADITKAKTLIGYKPDTDFQNGIKKFVEWFLRK, encoded by the coding sequence ATGATTTATCTTGTAACAGGAGGCAGCGGATTCATCGGTTCTCATTTAATAGAACGATTATTAAAGAATGGACATTCTGTCATAAACATTGACAATTTTGATGATTTCTATAATTATCAGATAAAAATTAAAAATACATTAGAGTCTATTGACAAAAATCCGGATTTTGAGTTTTCGGACAAAGAGGCCGATATTAAGCGCCTAACCGTCATATCTCAGTCAGACAAATACCAGCTGTATTATCAGGATATCCGTGATAAAAAGGGACTTGAAACCATTTTTAAAAATCACAAAATAGATCTTGTCATTCATCTTGCAGCACTGGCAGGAGTGCGCCCTTCCATTGAAAGACCACTGGAATACGAAGAAGTGAATGTGCGCGGAACTATGAATCTTTGGGAGCTTTGTAAAGAATTCAATGTTAAAAAATTCGTATGCGCCTCTTCATCAAGCGTTTACGGAAATAATGAAAAAATTCCATTTTCAGAAACAGACAATGTCGACCGCCCTATTTCTCCTTATGCCGCTACAAAAAAGAGCAGTGAGGTTTTAGGACATGTTTACCATAATTTATATCATATAGACATCATCCAGCTCAGATTTTTTACCGTCTACGGCCCAAGACAGAGACCGGATCTTGCCATCCATAAGTTTACAAAACTGATCACTGAAGGCCAGGAAATACCATTTTATGGTGATGGAAATACAGCCAGGGACTATACTTATATTGATGATATCATTGATGGAATCACCAAATCAATCCTTTATCTGGAAGCTCATTCCGGGGTTTATGAGATTATCAACCTGGGAGAAAGCGAGGTTATTACCCTATCTCAAATGTTAGGTACTATAGAAACTACTCTGGGAATTTCTGCCATTAAAAAAAATCTGCCAATGCAACCGGGAGATGTCCAGAAAACCAATGCAGATATTACAAAAGCGAAGACATTAATTGGCTACAAACCAGACACAGACTTCCAAAATGGCATAAAAAAATTTGTGGAATGGTTTTTGAGAAAATGA
- a CDS encoding DUF2795 domain-containing protein: MYWTLELASYLSDAPWPMTKAELIDYAIRTGAPMEVVENLQAIEDEGEIYESIEEVWSDYPTDEDFLWNEDEY; encoded by the coding sequence ATGTACTGGACATTAGAATTAGCCTCATACCTAAGTGACGCACCTTGGCCAATGACAAAAGCAGAACTTATTGACTATGCAATCAGAACTGGTGCACCAATGGAAGTAGTTGAAAACCTTCAGGCAATTGAAGATGAAGGAGAGATCTATGAATCTATCGAAGAGGTTTGGAGTGATTATCCTACCGACGAGGATTTCCTTTGGAACGAAGACGAATATTAA
- the secA gene encoding preprotein translocase subunit SecA: MSFLNKVLKGFLGDKKAQDLKEVKKVVTKIKAVEPTVQQLSDDGLREKTAEFKENIKSATSKITAQIEQIQEQIKNSKNVDEKEALFSKIETLKKESYEIEEKVLLQILPEVFSLVKETARRWAQNGEIRITATDWDRQLAAAGKDFVEIQGDQAVWKNSWDAAGTPVNWDMVHYDVQFIGGVILHSGKIAEMATGEGKTLVGTLPIFLNALPGRGVHVVTVNDYLAKRDSAWMGPLYQFHGMSIDCIDNHQPNSDGRRKAYNSDITYGTNNEFGFDYLRDNMVTSPSELVQRELNFAIVDEVDSVLVDDARTPLIISGPVPQGDRQEFDVLKPSIDRIVEVQKKTVSAIFNEAKKLIAAGNTKEGGFKLLQAYRGLPKNRQLIKFLSESGNRALLQKVEANYMQDNNRDMPIVDKDLYFVIEEKNNQVDLTDKGVEYMSQGNSDANFFVLPDIGTEIAEVEARNLTKEEEFEAKEKLFSEFAEKSERVHTMSQLLKAYTLFEKDDEYVVIDGEVKIVDEQTGRIMEGRRYSDGLHQAIEAKENVKIEAATQTFATVTLQNYFRMYNKLAGMTGTAETEAGELWEIYKLDVVVIPTNRPILRHDRQDLVFKTNREKYNAVIEEIEKLTSAQRPVLVGTTSVEISQLLSKALQLRKIPHQVLNAKLHKKEAEIVAGAGQPGVVTIATNMAGRGTDIKLTKEVKEAGGLAIIGTERHDSRRVDRQLRGRAGRQGDPGSSQFYVSLEDNLMRLFGSERIAKMMDRMGHKEGEVIQHSMISKSIERAQKKVEENNFGIRKRLLEYDDVMNKQRDVIYKRRKNALFGDHLKYDIANMIFDVSNSIVAKGKATGNYKDFEFDIIKFFTMESPVSESDFKSKQVAELTDILFKAAQEDYRMKLNLLKEKSFPIIENVYQNQGSMFKMIQVPFTDGHKTMTIVADLKEAYDTQCESLINDFEKNITLSIIDENWKLHLREMDDLRRSSQGAVYEQKDPLVIYKQESFHLFSEMVDKMNKEIISFLYKGEIPA, translated from the coding sequence ATGAGTTTTTTAAACAAAGTTCTTAAAGGGTTTTTGGGAGACAAAAAAGCGCAGGACCTAAAAGAAGTAAAAAAAGTTGTAACAAAAATCAAAGCTGTAGAACCAACCGTTCAGCAATTGTCTGATGATGGTTTGAGAGAAAAAACTGCTGAGTTTAAAGAAAATATTAAATCTGCAACCAGCAAAATCACAGCGCAGATAGAACAGATACAAGAGCAGATAAAAAATTCGAAAAACGTTGACGAAAAAGAGGCTCTTTTCTCAAAAATCGAGACTCTGAAAAAAGAATCATACGAAATCGAAGAAAAAGTTCTTCTTCAGATTCTTCCTGAAGTATTTTCATTAGTAAAAGAAACAGCAAGAAGATGGGCACAGAATGGAGAAATCCGCATCACAGCAACCGACTGGGACAGACAGCTGGCAGCTGCAGGTAAGGATTTTGTAGAGATTCAGGGAGATCAGGCTGTTTGGAAAAACTCATGGGATGCTGCCGGAACACCGGTAAACTGGGATATGGTACATTACGATGTTCAGTTTATAGGTGGTGTTATTCTTCACAGTGGTAAAATTGCCGAAATGGCAACCGGTGAAGGTAAAACGCTGGTAGGTACACTTCCAATTTTCTTAAATGCGCTTCCGGGAAGAGGTGTTCACGTAGTAACCGTGAATGACTATCTTGCCAAAAGAGACTCGGCGTGGATGGGACCTCTTTACCAGTTTCACGGTATGTCTATTGACTGTATCGACAATCACCAGCCGAACTCGGACGGAAGAAGAAAAGCATACAACTCAGATATTACTTACGGAACGAATAACGAATTCGGTTTCGATTATCTGAGAGACAACATGGTAACTTCACCATCAGAACTGGTACAGAGAGAACTTAACTTTGCTATTGTAGACGAGGTTGACTCCGTATTGGTAGATGATGCAAGAACACCGTTAATTATTTCAGGTCCCGTTCCTCAGGGAGACAGACAGGAATTTGATGTTCTTAAGCCTTCTATCGACAGAATTGTTGAAGTTCAGAAAAAAACCGTTTCTGCGATCTTTAATGAAGCGAAAAAATTAATCGCTGCAGGAAATACAAAAGAAGGAGGATTCAAATTGCTTCAGGCATACAGAGGTCTTCCTAAAAACAGACAATTAATCAAATTCCTATCGGAAAGCGGAAACCGAGCATTGCTTCAGAAAGTTGAGGCTAATTATATGCAGGACAACAACCGTGATATGCCGATTGTAGATAAAGACCTTTACTTCGTAATCGAAGAAAAGAACAATCAGGTTGACCTTACAGACAAAGGCGTTGAATATATGTCTCAGGGGAATTCTGATGCAAACTTCTTCGTTCTTCCGGATATCGGAACTGAAATCGCTGAAGTTGAAGCCAGAAATTTAACGAAAGAAGAAGAATTTGAGGCTAAAGAAAAACTTTTCTCTGAATTCGCTGAAAAATCTGAGCGTGTACACACAATGAGCCAGCTGTTAAAAGCCTACACATTATTCGAAAAAGATGATGAGTATGTAGTCATTGACGGTGAAGTAAAAATTGTTGACGAGCAGACAGGCCGTATCATGGAAGGAAGACGTTATTCAGACGGTCTTCACCAGGCAATTGAAGCTAAAGAGAACGTAAAAATTGAAGCGGCTACACAAACCTTTGCTACCGTAACCCTTCAGAACTATTTCCGTATGTACAACAAGCTTGCGGGGATGACGGGTACTGCCGAAACCGAAGCAGGAGAACTTTGGGAAATCTACAAACTAGACGTTGTGGTAATTCCTACGAACCGTCCTATTTTAAGACATGACAGACAGGATTTAGTTTTCAAAACTAACCGAGAAAAATATAACGCTGTAATTGAGGAAATTGAAAAATTAACATCAGCACAGAGACCTGTACTTGTAGGTACCACTTCTGTTGAGATCTCTCAATTGCTTTCAAAGGCACTTCAATTAAGAAAAATCCCACACCAGGTATTGAACGCGAAGCTTCACAAAAAAGAAGCAGAAATCGTTGCCGGAGCCGGACAGCCGGGAGTTGTTACTATTGCAACGAACATGGCAGGTCGTGGTACGGATATCAAGCTTACCAAAGAAGTAAAAGAAGCCGGTGGTTTAGCCATTATCGGTACGGAAAGACACGATTCAAGACGTGTGGACAGACAGCTTAGAGGTAGAGCAGGACGTCAGGGAGACCCTGGTAGCTCTCAGTTCTATGTTTCTCTTGAAGACAACCTGATGCGTTTATTCGGTTCCGAGAGAATCGCTAAAATGATGGACAGAATGGGCCATAAGGAAGGTGAAGTAATTCAGCATTCTATGATCAGCAAATCCATCGAAAGAGCTCAGAAAAAAGTTGAGGAAAACAACTTCGGAATCAGAAAGAGACTTCTTGAATATGATGATGTAATGAACAAACAGCGTGATGTGATCTACAAGAGAAGAAAGAATGCTTTGTTCGGAGATCACCTGAAGTATGACATTGCCAACATGATCTTTGATGTTTCCAATTCAATTGTGGCAAAAGGAAAAGCCACAGGAAACTATAAAGATTTCGAATTCGATATCATTAAGTTCTTCACCATGGAATCTCCTGTTTCTGAAAGTGATTTCAAGAGCAAGCAGGTTGCGGAATTAACTGATATTCTATTCAAAGCAGCTCAGGAAGATTACAGAATGAAGCTTAACTTACTGAAAGAAAAATCATTCCCTATCATTGAGAATGTATACCAGAATCAGGGTTCTATGTTTAAAATGATTCAGGTTCCTTTCACAGACGGGCACAAAACAATGACTATTGTTGCTGATCTTAAAGAAGCATATGATACTCAATGTGAAAGCCTTATCAATGATTTTGAAAAGAACATTACTTTATCAATCATTGACGAAAACTGGAAACTTCACCTTCGTGAAATGGACGATTTGAGAAGATCTTCTCAGGGAGCCGTTTACGAACAGAAAGATCCGCTGGTGATCTACAAGCAGGAATCATTCCACTTATTCAGTGAAATGGTAGACAAAATGAACAAAGAAATTATTTCTTTCTTATACAAAGGAGAAATTCCAGCTTAA
- a CDS encoding TonB-dependent siderophore receptor, whose translation MKNVLICASMLGSILSYAQEKDTTKSNDIEEVVVNGRYYQKYKLNEVSGSLRLQTPLIELPQNVQSISGQVLADQITLNMSEGIVRNVSGARKVEHWDNVYSNVFMRGASIATYMNGMNVSSTWGPINPDASIIDRIEFVKGPAGFMGSMGDPAGFYNVVTKKPTGKFANSVRFTTGSYNLFRGEADLDGVIVKNGVLDYRLNLMGSSNKSWSENDKTSKIIIAPSITFRPTKTTTFTAQYNYQFLKFNQPGAYLMSKDGYASLNVHTNFNDPNFKKTEVKDQSLFLSLDQKLFKDWVWSTQYAYMDMNYDGGSWWGGYYGSDPNILSRSLSNWQALGKNNIFQTYVRGSLQTGNITHKIIAGFDYGNRKYQADFSYLGDGGSIDVHHIIYGVNPATLPPESAYYLNRNADYYNDQGVKYTSYYAQDQIEMLNNKLRITLAGRYTSGTTFSGYPNLDPIKADQAGEFTPRVGASYSIKDDFSVYGVFDRTFVPQSVANYTNTSIPAPLKGQNIEFGLKKDWFNGKWNSTFAVYEIKRKNISVEDREHGVLNPDGITYNFPYRLAIGEQRVRGFEADIKGEIVRGLNVVINYAYTDAVVTEDTDLSRIGSAAPGNAKNVQNTWLSYRFEQGNLKGFGISAGYQYQGGRQSWFGTSAKQDQSLEDYFDTNLGISYAAKKFDVNLLLNNVLNRKLYSGYRPDDGSYTWIYNAPRNWRLSIGYKF comes from the coding sequence ATGAAAAATGTACTGATCTGTGCCTCAATGTTAGGTTCTATATTGAGTTACGCTCAAGAAAAAGATACTACCAAATCTAATGATATCGAAGAAGTTGTTGTCAACGGAAGATATTATCAGAAATATAAACTTAATGAAGTTTCAGGTTCACTACGACTTCAGACACCTCTTATTGAGCTTCCACAGAATGTACAATCCATAAGCGGCCAGGTTTTGGCAGATCAGATCACCTTAAACATGTCTGAAGGTATTGTCCGTAACGTAAGTGGAGCAAGAAAGGTGGAACACTGGGATAATGTTTATTCCAACGTTTTTATGAGAGGGGCAAGTATAGCCACTTACATGAACGGAATGAATGTTTCTTCCACATGGGGACCTATCAATCCGGACGCCTCTATTATTGACAGAATAGAATTCGTAAAAGGGCCTGCGGGTTTCATGGGATCTATGGGAGATCCAGCCGGATTTTATAATGTGGTTACCAAAAAGCCAACTGGAAAATTTGCCAACAGTGTAAGATTCACAACAGGAAGCTACAACCTTTTCAGAGGTGAGGCAGACCTTGACGGTGTTATCGTTAAAAACGGTGTATTGGATTACCGTTTGAACTTAATGGGCAGTTCAAACAAATCATGGTCAGAAAATGATAAAACAAGCAAAATAATCATTGCACCATCTATTACTTTCAGACCTACAAAAACAACTACATTTACAGCACAGTACAACTATCAGTTTTTAAAATTCAACCAGCCGGGAGCTTACTTAATGTCTAAGGACGGTTATGCTTCACTAAATGTTCATACAAACTTCAATGATCCCAACTTCAAAAAAACAGAGGTAAAGGATCAGAGTTTATTCTTAAGCTTAGATCAGAAGCTATTCAAAGACTGGGTTTGGAGTACGCAATATGCGTATATGGATATGAATTATGACGGAGGCTCATGGTGGGGCGGTTACTATGGTTCAGATCCAAATATTCTCAGCAGATCTTTAAGCAACTGGCAGGCTCTGGGGAAAAACAATATATTCCAGACCTATGTCAGAGGAAGTTTACAAACAGGGAATATTACTCATAAAATCATTGCCGGATTCGATTACGGAAATAGAAAATACCAAGCTGATTTCTCTTATTTAGGAGATGGAGGGTCTATTGATGTTCATCATATTATTTACGGTGTAAATCCAGCTACACTACCTCCTGAAAGTGCTTATTATCTGAACAGAAATGCTGATTATTATAATGATCAGGGAGTAAAATATACTTCTTATTATGCTCAGGATCAGATAGAAATGCTTAATAATAAATTACGTATTACACTCGCTGGAAGATATACCAGTGGTACAACATTCTCGGGATATCCTAATTTAGATCCTATAAAAGCTGACCAGGCTGGAGAATTTACCCCAAGAGTTGGTGCCAGCTACTCTATTAAAGATGATTTTTCAGTGTATGGAGTTTTTGATAGAACATTTGTACCTCAATCAGTAGCAAACTATACCAATACTAGCATTCCTGCCCCGTTAAAAGGCCAAAATATTGAATTTGGACTGAAAAAAGACTGGTTCAATGGAAAATGGAACTCTACTTTTGCTGTTTATGAAATAAAAAGAAAAAATATAAGCGTAGAAGACAGAGAACATGGAGTATTAAATCCTGATGGTATCACCTATAATTTTCCATACAGGCTGGCAATTGGAGAACAAAGAGTAAGAGGGTTTGAGGCAGATATCAAAGGAGAGATTGTAAGAGGGCTAAACGTTGTGATCAACTACGCATATACCGATGCTGTAGTAACAGAAGACACAGATCTTTCAAGAATAGGATCGGCAGCGCCCGGAAATGCCAAAAATGTTCAGAACACCTGGTTAAGCTATAGATTTGAGCAGGGTAATTTAAAAGGTTTCGGTATTTCAGCCGGATACCAGTATCAGGGAGGAAGACAGTCCTGGTTCGGAACCAGTGCAAAACAGGATCAAAGCCTGGAAGATTACTTCGATACTAACTTAGGAATTTCTTACGCAGCTAAAAAATTTGATGTTAATCTATTGCTGAACAATGTTCTGAACAGAAAACTTTACAGCGGTTACAGACCTGATGACGGTTCATATACATGGATCTACAATGCTCCACGCAACTGGAGACTATCAATTGGATATAAATTTTAA
- a CDS encoding PepSY-associated TM helix domain-containing protein produces the protein MKKKHHHKKKVSFTKKWSAKLHLWFGLSVGIIIFIVAFTGTMYVFKDEIQNVLRKDAIYVKAGTVKENPLSIELLKEKVSLELNEKYPISSVEIPLDKNKSYEFSYYEKDKKAWNYFDEVLINKLVYVNQYTGEVVGIYNEKYDLFPILKAIHWSLLLKSDWGKYVVGIPAVLFIFMLITGIILWWPKNKKARKGRFWFSWENVKTWKRRNYDLHNVSGFYASFLALLISLTGIYFAYPYVKNAFNFTLSGSLELPKEKEIKSPDSLMAKNTSVFDITAGQTRKLYPSSSSFRIPLNGKNKKGKELKNIPVTIYGEEGRFSERNTLVFDKYSGKLLAEKPHQKLNNAEKYANANYDIHTGSYFGLFGKILWFITGLICTSLPVTGFLVWWGKQKKLGKKI, from the coding sequence ATGAAAAAGAAGCACCACCATAAAAAGAAAGTTTCTTTTACAAAAAAATGGTCGGCCAAACTGCATTTGTGGTTTGGCTTATCCGTTGGTATCATTATTTTCATTGTTGCTTTTACAGGTACAATGTATGTGTTCAAAGATGAGATTCAAAACGTTCTCAGAAAAGATGCCATTTATGTAAAAGCGGGAACTGTTAAAGAAAATCCCCTTTCCATTGAGCTTCTTAAAGAAAAGGTTTCTCTGGAACTCAATGAGAAATATCCCATCAGTTCTGTTGAAATTCCTTTAGATAAGAACAAGTCTTACGAATTCTCTTATTATGAGAAAGATAAAAAGGCCTGGAATTATTTTGATGAAGTGCTTATCAATAAGCTGGTTTATGTAAATCAATACACTGGGGAAGTTGTAGGAATTTATAACGAAAAATATGATCTTTTCCCTATTTTAAAGGCTATTCACTGGAGCTTGCTGCTAAAATCGGATTGGGGGAAATATGTGGTGGGAATTCCTGCGGTTTTATTCATTTTCATGTTAATTACAGGAATCATTCTATGGTGGCCCAAGAATAAAAAAGCAAGGAAAGGACGCTTCTGGTTCAGCTGGGAAAATGTAAAAACATGGAAACGCAGAAATTATGACCTTCACAACGTATCAGGCTTTTATGCTTCCTTTCTGGCTTTGCTTATAAGTCTTACCGGGATCTATTTTGCCTATCCTTATGTAAAAAATGCCTTCAATTTTACATTGTCCGGTTCCCTTGAACTTCCGAAAGAAAAAGAAATTAAATCTCCTGATTCCCTGATGGCAAAAAACACTTCAGTTTTTGATATCACTGCAGGGCAAACCAGAAAACTATATCCTTCATCTTCAAGTTTCAGAATTCCGTTAAACGGAAAAAATAAAAAAGGAAAAGAACTGAAAAACATCCCCGTTACCATATACGGTGAAGAAGGGCGTTTCAGTGAAAGAAACACATTGGTATTTGATAAATACTCAGGAAAACTGCTGGCAGAAAAACCTCATCAGAAACTCAACAATGCTGAAAAATATGCCAATGCCAACTATGATATCCATACAGGGTCTTATTTCGGCCTTTTTGGAAAAATACTCTGGTTCATTACCGGGCTTATCTGTACTTCGCTTCCTGTCACAGGATTTTTGGTATGGTGGGGAAAACAAAAAAAACTAGGAAAGAAAATATAA